The following coding sequences lie in one Pseudarthrobacter phenanthrenivorans Sphe3 genomic window:
- a CDS encoding FMN reductase: METRRITVLSAGLGVPSSSRLLADQLAASAVRQLREAGFDVQVDVVELRDVAVDIANNFVTGYAAPRLAEVIANLEASDGVIAVSPVFSASYSGLFKSFIDVLDPKSLDGKAVLLGATGGTDRHQMVLDYAMRPLFSYLRTRMAPTGVFAGPQDWGTADDGGTSLSQRIDRAAGEFVQLLEGPQPGRKPEPMESLPFEQLLAGISGAR, encoded by the coding sequence ATGGAGACCCGCCGCATCACAGTCCTTTCCGCCGGGCTCGGCGTACCGTCGTCGAGCCGACTGCTGGCTGACCAGCTGGCCGCGTCCGCTGTGCGGCAGTTGCGCGAGGCGGGCTTCGATGTCCAGGTGGACGTCGTAGAACTCCGTGACGTGGCCGTGGACATCGCAAACAACTTCGTGACGGGCTATGCCGCACCCCGCCTGGCCGAGGTGATCGCGAACCTGGAAGCCTCAGACGGAGTCATCGCGGTCTCACCGGTATTCAGTGCCTCCTATAGCGGGCTGTTCAAGTCCTTCATCGACGTCCTCGACCCCAAGTCGCTGGACGGGAAGGCTGTCCTGCTCGGAGCCACCGGCGGCACTGACCGCCACCAGATGGTTTTGGACTACGCCATGCGTCCGCTGTTCAGCTACCTGCGCACCAGGATGGCTCCCACAGGCGTCTTCGCCGGTCCCCAGGACTGGGGAACCGCGGACGACGGCGGCACTTCACTTTCGCAGCGGATCGACCGGGCGGCGGGGGAGTTTGTGCAGCTTCTTGAGGGACCCCAGCCGGGCCGCAAGCCTGAGCCCATGGAGTCGCTGCCCTTCGAGCAGCTGCTGGCGGGGATCTCGGGGGCACGCTGA
- the dnaB gene encoding replicative DNA helicase produces MSIAHLDPVETTRGSDASRKPPQDIPAEQSVLGGMMLSKDAIADVVEILRGQDFYRPAHETIYEAIIDLYGRGEPADAVTVSDELTKRAEINRIGGPAYLHELIQTVPTAANAGYYAEIVAERAVLRRLVNAGTKIVQLGYGSDGEVEDLVNQAQAEVYAVAERRTAEDYVVLKDVMESTVDEIEASGHRGEGMTGVPTGFYELDELTHGLHPGQMIVIAARPAVGKSTFALDFARSAAIKNNLATVMFSLEMGRNEIAMRLLSAEATIGLQDLRKGTIKDEQWSKIATTMGRMNDAPLFIDDSPNMSLMEIRAKCRRLKQQHDLKLVILDYLQLMSSGKKVESRQQEVSEFSRALKLLAKELQVPVIALSQLNRGSEQRQDKRPMVSDLRESGSIEQDADMVILLHREDVYDKESPRAGEADILVAKHRNGPTKDIVVAFQGHYSRFANMAADAGGGGF; encoded by the coding sequence TTGTCAATCGCGCATCTGGACCCGGTCGAAACAACCCGCGGATCGGACGCGAGCCGGAAGCCCCCGCAGGATATCCCGGCAGAGCAATCCGTCCTGGGCGGCATGATGCTGTCCAAGGATGCAATCGCGGATGTTGTTGAGATTCTCCGCGGGCAGGATTTCTACCGCCCCGCCCACGAGACCATCTATGAAGCCATCATCGATCTCTACGGCCGGGGTGAGCCCGCGGACGCAGTGACGGTTTCGGACGAACTGACCAAACGCGCCGAGATCAACAGGATCGGCGGGCCTGCGTACCTTCACGAGCTGATCCAGACCGTCCCCACGGCTGCCAACGCCGGGTATTACGCCGAAATCGTAGCTGAACGGGCTGTCCTGCGCCGCCTCGTCAACGCCGGCACCAAGATCGTCCAGCTGGGCTACGGGTCAGACGGCGAGGTGGAGGACCTGGTGAACCAGGCCCAGGCCGAGGTGTACGCCGTCGCCGAAAGGCGCACCGCGGAGGACTACGTGGTCCTCAAGGACGTCATGGAGTCCACCGTGGACGAGATCGAGGCATCCGGCCACCGCGGTGAAGGCATGACCGGCGTTCCCACCGGCTTCTACGAACTGGACGAGCTGACGCACGGCCTCCACCCCGGCCAGATGATTGTCATCGCCGCCCGCCCCGCCGTGGGTAAGTCCACGTTTGCCCTTGATTTTGCGCGCTCCGCCGCCATCAAGAACAACCTGGCCACCGTGATGTTTTCGCTGGAAATGGGCCGGAATGAAATCGCCATGCGTCTCCTCTCCGCAGAGGCAACCATCGGTCTGCAGGACCTGCGCAAGGGAACCATCAAGGACGAGCAGTGGTCCAAGATCGCCACCACCATGGGCAGGATGAACGATGCCCCGCTCTTCATTGATGACAGCCCCAACATGTCCCTGATGGAGATCCGCGCCAAGTGCAGGCGCCTGAAGCAGCAGCACGACCTCAAGCTCGTCATCCTCGACTACCTGCAGCTCATGAGCTCGGGCAAGAAGGTTGAATCCCGCCAGCAGGAAGTGTCCGAGTTCTCTCGTGCGCTGAAGCTCCTGGCCAAGGAGCTGCAGGTCCCGGTCATCGCGCTGTCGCAGCTGAACCGTGGATCCGAGCAACGCCAGGACAAGCGGCCCATGGTCTCGGACCTCCGCGAATCCGGCTCCATCGAGCAGGATGCGGACATGGTGATCCTGCTCCACCGCGAGGATGTCTACGACAAGGAATCACCGCGCGCCGGTGAAGCTGACATCCTGGTTGCCAAACACCGTAACGGCCCCACGAAGGATATTGTGGTCGCCTTCCAGGGCCACTACTCCCGGTTCGCCAACATGGCGGCCGACGCCGGCGGGGGCGGCTTCTAG
- a CDS encoding amino acid permease — translation MPADQQLAKSLKPRHLSMIAIAGVIGAGLFVGSGAAIQQAGPGILLAYMAAGIVVILVMRMLGEMAAANPETGSFSTYADKALGRWAGFSIGWLYAWFWIIVLGIEATAGAAIMHRWVPGIDQWVWALILMVLLTLTNLGSVKSYGEFEFWFASIKVAAIVLFLLFGAAAILGLVPGVPAPGLSNLVENGGFLPNGPGAVLAGILVVVFSFFGAEIATIAAGESENPVDAVKKAVKSTVWRILVFYIGSIAIVVTLLPWNDASVAKSPYVAVIELFGIPGAGTIMDVVVLTSVLSCLNSGLYTASRMLFSLSKRGDAPSAWTRISKRGVPVAAVLASTVVGFVTVGLNYIAPDTVFLFLVNTSGAIALFVWLVIASSQLILRKRMGAAGKDLELKMWFFPYLTWLAIVSIVALLIGMVILESTRESLLLSVALAAVVVGIGVWRYRKFGTRPGSGELHHGESPEVVVKAGTAS, via the coding sequence ATGCCCGCTGACCAACAATTAGCCAAGTCGCTCAAGCCGCGGCACCTGTCCATGATCGCGATCGCAGGCGTCATCGGCGCCGGTCTCTTCGTGGGCTCCGGGGCTGCCATCCAGCAGGCCGGGCCGGGCATCCTGCTGGCCTACATGGCGGCAGGCATCGTGGTGATCCTGGTGATGCGCATGCTCGGGGAGATGGCTGCGGCCAACCCGGAGACCGGTTCGTTTTCAACCTATGCGGACAAGGCCCTCGGCCGGTGGGCAGGATTCAGCATCGGCTGGCTCTACGCCTGGTTCTGGATCATTGTGCTGGGCATCGAAGCAACGGCCGGGGCGGCCATCATGCACCGCTGGGTGCCCGGCATCGACCAATGGGTCTGGGCGCTGATCCTCATGGTCCTGCTGACTCTGACCAACCTCGGTTCGGTGAAGTCCTACGGTGAGTTCGAGTTCTGGTTTGCCTCCATCAAGGTTGCGGCAATCGTGCTCTTCCTGCTGTTTGGCGCCGCCGCCATCCTCGGCCTGGTCCCGGGCGTCCCGGCCCCGGGCCTCTCCAACCTGGTGGAGAACGGGGGCTTCCTGCCCAACGGCCCCGGCGCGGTCCTGGCCGGCATCCTGGTGGTTGTGTTCTCCTTTTTCGGCGCGGAAATCGCCACCATCGCTGCAGGTGAGTCGGAAAACCCGGTGGACGCCGTCAAGAAGGCCGTGAAGTCCACTGTCTGGCGGATCCTGGTGTTCTACATCGGCTCCATCGCCATTGTCGTCACCCTCCTGCCCTGGAATGACGCCAGCGTCGCCAAAAGCCCCTACGTTGCGGTCATTGAGCTTTTCGGGATCCCCGGCGCCGGCACCATCATGGATGTGGTCGTGCTGACGTCCGTCCTGTCCTGCCTGAACTCCGGCCTCTACACCGCCAGCAGGATGCTGTTCTCGCTCTCCAAGCGGGGGGACGCCCCATCCGCCTGGACCAGGATCTCCAAGCGCGGTGTTCCCGTTGCTGCTGTGCTGGCATCCACGGTGGTGGGCTTTGTCACAGTGGGCCTGAACTACATCGCACCGGACACCGTGTTCCTCTTCCTGGTGAACACCTCCGGCGCCATCGCCCTGTTCGTGTGGCTGGTCATCGCGTCCTCGCAGCTGATCCTCCGCAAGCGCATGGGGGCGGCGGGCAAGGACCTCGAGTTGAAGATGTGGTTCTTCCCCTACCTGACCTGGCTCGCGATCGTCAGCATCGTGGCACTGCTCATCGGCATGGTCATCCTTGAATCCACCCGCGAGTCGCTGCTGCTCTCCGTGGCACTGGCCGCCGTCGTCGTCGGCATCGGGGTATGGCGCTACCGCAAGTTCGGCACGCGCCCCGGCTCCGGCGAACTGCACCACGGGGAAAGCCCGGAGGTCGTGGTGAAGGCCGGCACGGCGTCGTAA
- a CDS encoding acyl-CoA thioesterase: protein MTETHAANSVTLRFLAAPMDVGHSGSVDAGTVLEWVDKAAYAAAVGWAKSYCVTAYVGNIHFADPVNSGDMVEVEATIVYTGRSSMHIRTVVSSGDPKGGPATMRSQCMVIFVAVGEDGKPIPVKQFEPATLEEIEERDHAVARIKVREQIVEAMNGQEYTDAGTAERVTLRFMAAPTDVNWGGKVHGGIVMKWIDEAAYVCASRYCGMDTVAVFSGGVRFYRPLLIGHVVEVEARLVYTGTKGMHIAVHVRSGDPKSREMNLTTYCLTVMVARDAQGNSVPVPPWVPASEEDKRLHAHARELLEIRGTAPGNRLPNHLLKQG from the coding sequence ATGACCGAGACCCATGCCGCCAACTCCGTGACCCTCCGCTTCCTGGCCGCGCCCATGGACGTGGGACACAGCGGCTCCGTGGATGCCGGAACCGTCCTGGAGTGGGTGGACAAGGCCGCCTACGCTGCGGCCGTGGGCTGGGCAAAGTCCTACTGTGTCACCGCCTATGTGGGTAACATCCATTTCGCCGACCCCGTGAACAGCGGGGATATGGTGGAAGTTGAAGCCACCATCGTCTACACGGGCCGGTCATCGATGCACATCCGCACCGTGGTTTCCTCCGGCGATCCCAAAGGTGGGCCGGCCACCATGCGCAGCCAGTGCATGGTGATCTTCGTGGCTGTGGGAGAGGACGGAAAACCCATCCCCGTGAAGCAGTTCGAGCCCGCCACCCTTGAAGAGATTGAAGAGCGGGATCACGCCGTTGCCCGGATCAAGGTGCGGGAACAAATCGTTGAAGCCATGAACGGCCAGGAATACACCGACGCCGGCACGGCCGAAAGGGTAACCCTGCGCTTCATGGCTGCCCCCACGGACGTCAACTGGGGCGGCAAGGTCCACGGCGGGATCGTCATGAAGTGGATCGACGAGGCCGCTTACGTGTGCGCCTCCCGCTACTGCGGCATGGATACCGTGGCAGTGTTTTCCGGTGGCGTCCGGTTCTACCGGCCACTGCTGATCGGCCACGTGGTGGAGGTGGAGGCACGCCTCGTGTACACGGGGACCAAAGGCATGCACATTGCAGTACATGTCCGCTCGGGCGATCCCAAGAGCCGCGAAATGAACCTCACCACCTACTGCCTGACGGTCATGGTGGCTCGTGACGCCCAGGGGAACTCCGTTCCGGTCCCCCCATGGGTGCCGGCCAGCGAGGAGGACAAGAGGCTGCACGCACACGCCCGCGAGCTGCTGGAAATCCGGGGCACCGCCCCGGGCAACCGCCTGCCCAACCACCTGCTGAAGCAGGGCTGA
- a CDS encoding TFIIB-type zinc ribbon-containing protein — protein MDAVELMMTERSGVEIDYCPQCRGVWLDRGELDKILDRAAEYLPAAPGPARPAAPAPGPTPPPLYPNFEPRREQPRHDDRKYGQQGYDRDYDRRRHKKKEGWLGELFDF, from the coding sequence GTGGATGCAGTGGAACTGATGATGACCGAACGCAGTGGGGTGGAAATCGACTACTGCCCGCAATGCCGGGGAGTGTGGCTAGACCGCGGAGAGCTGGACAAGATCCTGGACCGGGCCGCCGAGTACCTGCCGGCCGCCCCAGGCCCGGCCAGGCCTGCGGCGCCCGCTCCGGGCCCCACGCCTCCGCCGCTCTATCCCAATTTCGAACCCCGCCGGGAGCAGCCCCGCCACGATGACCGCAAGTACGGCCAGCAGGGGTATGACCGGGATTACGACCGGCGGCGGCACAAAAAGAAGGAAGGCTGGCTGGGCGAGCTGTTCGACTTCTAG
- the rpsR gene encoding 30S ribosomal protein S18, producing MAKAELRKPKPKSNPLKAADITVIDYKDVALLRKFISDRGKIRARRVTGVTVQEQRKIAQAIKNAREVALLPYSGAGRG from the coding sequence ATGGCTAAGGCTGAACTCCGTAAGCCCAAACCAAAGTCCAACCCCTTGAAGGCCGCTGACATCACTGTCATCGACTACAAGGACGTAGCATTGCTGCGCAAGTTCATCTCCGACCGCGGAAAGATCCGCGCCCGTCGCGTCACCGGCGTCACGGTGCAGGAACAGCGCAAGATCGCCCAGGCAATCAAGAACGCCCGCGAAGTTGCTCTGCTGCCTTACTCCGGCGCTGGCCGCGGCTAA
- a CDS encoding single-stranded DNA-binding protein, whose protein sequence is MAGETTITVIGNLTNDPELRFTPSGSAVANFTIASSPRTFDRQSNEWKDGETLFLRAAVWREAAENVAESLTKGMRVIVTGRLKSRSYETKEGEKRTVIELEVDEIGPSLRYANAKVNRTQRSGAGGQGGFGGGNSGGGFGGGNPGGNQGGNSGGGWGGGNQQAAQDDPWATPGVSNAGGWGNGPDSEPPF, encoded by the coding sequence ATGGCAGGCGAAACCACCATTACGGTCATCGGTAATCTCACCAATGACCCGGAATTGCGGTTCACACCGTCCGGTTCAGCAGTAGCGAACTTCACCATCGCTTCCTCCCCCCGTACCTTTGACCGCCAGTCCAACGAGTGGAAGGACGGGGAAACCCTGTTCCTCCGCGCCGCTGTCTGGCGTGAAGCAGCCGAGAACGTCGCCGAGTCCCTCACCAAGGGCATGCGCGTGATTGTTACCGGCCGCCTGAAGAGCCGTTCCTACGAAACCAAAGAAGGCGAAAAGCGCACTGTTATCGAGCTTGAGGTCGACGAAATCGGCCCCAGCCTGCGCTACGCCAACGCCAAGGTCAACCGCACCCAGCGCTCCGGCGCCGGCGGGCAGGGCGGCTTCGGCGGAGGCAACAGCGGCGGTGGCTTCGGAGGCGGCAACCCTGGTGGAAACCAGGGCGGCAACTCCGGTGGAGGCTGGGGCGGCGGCAACCAGCAGGCTGCACAGGACGACCCCTGGGCGACGCCCGGTGTCTCCAATGCAGGTGGCTGGGGCAACGGCCCCGATTCCGAACCTCCCTTCTAA
- the rplI gene encoding 50S ribosomal protein L9 yields the protein MAKLILTHEVTGLGAAGDVVEVKDGYARNYLLPRNFALTWSKGGEKQVESIKAARAAREHASLEDAQKQAAALQSKPVKLVVKAGETGRLFGTVKQGDVADAVEAAGLGRIDKRKVELPVHIKSVGSYQANVRLHEDVAAVIELDVVAGK from the coding sequence ATGGCAAAGCTCATTCTGACCCACGAAGTAACCGGTCTCGGTGCTGCTGGCGACGTTGTCGAGGTCAAGGACGGTTACGCACGTAACTACCTGCTGCCCCGCAACTTTGCCCTGACCTGGTCGAAGGGCGGCGAGAAGCAGGTTGAGTCCATCAAGGCTGCCCGCGCTGCCCGCGAGCACGCTTCCCTGGAAGATGCTCAGAAGCAGGCTGCTGCACTGCAGTCCAAGCCGGTCAAGCTCGTTGTCAAGGCTGGCGAAACCGGACGCCTGTTCGGCACCGTCAAGCAGGGCGACGTCGCTGACGCTGTTGAGGCCGCTGGCCTTGGCCGCATCGACAAGCGCAAGGTTGAACTGCCTGTCCACATCAAGTCGGTTGGTTCCTACCAGGCCAACGTCCGTCTGCACGAGGACGTTGCTGCTGTGATCGAACTCGACGTAGTAGCTGGCAAGTAG
- a CDS encoding YdcF family protein, which yields MPYLALSSILLVAAAISFASDRRRLRNGVLLLLALGFGWLGLLGVAGSDSAPVFMTLALVVLFILSVPVLAVFLILNGIVMLRREGRSLANMLSLLAGLAMVAGPLSLALLHSAAPNLGVLTGTMAVLVGYFGFVFASYLAYSLIYSSLPPRRRPEYVVVLGSGLAGNAVPPLLAARLDAAVSLYRGKHGGTIRALIPSGGRGADELTTEGAAMARYLQEQGIPAASILIEDKATTTLENLVFSRNLMDRPDRPVTVVTSSYHVFRAAMFTRRAGMRAHVTGARTAGYFMPSAFLREFIAILVKYKWINLGFCSAILAFPLAVMTLSQPHS from the coding sequence TTGCCATACCTTGCCCTCAGCAGCATCCTCCTGGTGGCCGCGGCGATCAGCTTTGCGTCGGACCGAAGACGCCTCCGCAACGGCGTTCTCCTCCTCCTGGCCCTGGGATTCGGCTGGCTCGGCCTGCTTGGAGTGGCTGGAAGCGACTCTGCCCCGGTGTTCATGACACTGGCCCTGGTGGTTCTGTTCATCCTGTCCGTTCCGGTCCTGGCGGTCTTCCTGATCCTCAACGGCATTGTGATGCTCCGGCGTGAAGGGCGCAGCCTGGCCAACATGCTTTCGCTCCTGGCGGGACTGGCCATGGTGGCAGGGCCGCTCAGCCTGGCACTCCTGCACTCGGCCGCTCCCAACCTAGGCGTCCTCACGGGCACCATGGCCGTCCTGGTTGGCTACTTTGGTTTCGTCTTCGCCAGTTACCTCGCGTACTCCCTGATCTACTCAAGCCTGCCGCCCAGGCGCCGGCCGGAGTATGTGGTGGTCTTAGGCTCCGGACTTGCTGGAAACGCCGTCCCGCCGCTGCTGGCGGCCCGGCTCGATGCTGCGGTAAGCCTGTACCGGGGAAAGCACGGCGGGACCATCAGGGCCCTCATTCCCAGCGGTGGCCGGGGTGCCGACGAGCTGACCACTGAAGGGGCGGCAATGGCCCGGTACCTCCAGGAGCAGGGCATTCCCGCCGCCAGCATTCTGATTGAAGATAAAGCCACCACCACCCTCGAGAACCTGGTTTTCTCCCGGAACCTGATGGACCGGCCGGACCGGCCAGTCACCGTTGTCACCAGCAGCTACCACGTGTTCCGGGCGGCCATGTTCACGCGCCGGGCCGGGATGCGTGCGCACGTCACCGGCGCCAGGACCGCAGGCTATTTCATGCCCAGTGCGTTCCTCCGCGAGTTTATTGCCATTCTGGTGAAGTACAAATGGATCAATCTGGGCTTCTGCTCCGCAATCCTTGCTTTCCCGCTGGCCGTAATGACGCTGTCCCAGCCGCACTCCTAG
- a CDS encoding PhzF family phenazine biosynthesis protein, which translates to MTSPLRNRPFHQVDVFSSEPYRGNPLAVVLDAADLSAEEMQGFANWTNLSETTFLLPPTDSRADYRVRIFTGNEEFPFAGHPTLGSAHTWLEAGGVPQSERFVVQECGAGLVRVRRDDGRLAFAAPALTRFEPVEDDVRNRLAAGLRLPVSAFLDASWLVNGPEWVGVLLESAADVLAVQPDYAAMGNLKVGVVGPHPAGAGADFEIRTFIPGDAMLEDPVTGSFNAGVAQWLIGSNRAPNEYVAAQGTVLGRAGRIHVQADDGEIWVGGASATCIRGSVLL; encoded by the coding sequence GTGACTTCACCCTTGCGCAACCGCCCCTTCCATCAGGTCGATGTATTCTCCAGTGAGCCATACCGGGGCAACCCGCTGGCCGTCGTCCTCGACGCTGCGGATCTCAGCGCCGAGGAAATGCAGGGCTTCGCCAACTGGACAAACCTGTCTGAAACCACGTTCCTGCTGCCGCCAACTGATTCCCGGGCCGACTACAGGGTCCGGATTTTCACCGGCAATGAGGAGTTTCCCTTCGCCGGGCATCCCACGCTGGGATCAGCCCATACCTGGCTTGAGGCCGGCGGTGTGCCGCAGTCGGAGCGTTTCGTGGTGCAGGAGTGCGGCGCCGGCCTGGTCCGGGTTCGGCGCGACGACGGCAGGCTGGCATTCGCTGCCCCGGCCCTGACGCGCTTCGAGCCCGTCGAGGACGATGTTCGTAACCGGCTGGCGGCCGGCCTGCGCCTGCCGGTCTCCGCGTTCCTGGACGCCTCCTGGCTGGTCAACGGGCCCGAGTGGGTAGGCGTGCTCCTGGAATCCGCCGCGGACGTCCTCGCCGTGCAGCCGGATTACGCCGCCATGGGCAACCTGAAGGTGGGAGTTGTGGGACCGCACCCCGCTGGTGCCGGCGCCGACTTTGAAATCCGCACCTTCATTCCGGGCGATGCGATGCTTGAGGACCCGGTGACCGGGAGTTTCAACGCCGGAGTTGCCCAGTGGTTGATCGGCAGCAACAGGGCGCCGAACGAGTACGTCGCAGCCCAAGGGACCGTACTTGGCCGGGCAGGACGCATCCACGTCCAGGCTGATGACGGCGAAATCTGGGTGGGCGGCGCTTCCGCCACGTGCATTCGGGGGTCGGTGCTGCTGTAA
- the rpsF gene encoding 30S ribosomal protein S6: MRPYELMVIIDPEVEERTVEPSLQKFLNVITNDGGTIEKVDIWGRRRLAYEIKKKSEGIYAVVNFTAKPETAKELDRQLSLNETIMRTKITRPEEQKVVAE; the protein is encoded by the coding sequence ATGCGTCCTTACGAATTGATGGTAATCATCGACCCCGAGGTCGAAGAGCGTACCGTTGAGCCGTCGCTTCAGAAGTTCCTGAACGTCATCACCAACGATGGTGGAACCATCGAAAAGGTTGACATCTGGGGCCGTCGTCGTCTGGCTTACGAGATCAAGAAGAAGTCCGAAGGTATCTACGCCGTGGTGAACTTCACCGCCAAGCCGGAAACCGCCAAGGAACTTGACCGCCAGCTGTCTCTTAACGAGACCATCATGCGCACCAAGATCACCCGCCCCGAAGAGCAGAAGGTTGTTGCTGAGTAA